From Polaribacter butkevichii, a single genomic window includes:
- a CDS encoding xanthine dehydrogenase family protein molybdopterin-binding subunit, producing MESKSKNNFSRRNFLKASVLASGGLLVGFNLLTACKPEAVMPVDIDSLNFNDFNAFIKISDDGYVTIFSPNPEIGQGVKTAMPMIIAEELDVEWSKVRVVQANLDTKNFKRQVAGGSQSIRFGWDALRQTGATTKQLLVNAAAVKWNVDASTCKASKGIITNANGDKLGYGDVVKEAALLSIPEDVKLKEIKDFTIIGQEIVNVDIDKIITGKPLFGLDYKAEGMLYASVLRPPAFGQILESFDASEAKKINGVIDVITIGDKARKFLNSGKKNWTFKMSETDKVVVIATNTWAAIKGKKALTAIWKEDSKLESTENQNKALTKILEGKGLTTRREDGDLKKAFATADKVIEKTYHSPFLPHNCMEPMNFYANVTAENIQLAGPVQTPEFAAQVVAEMLDFDVDKVSVEMTRMGGGFGRRLYGDFVYEAAEISSVIKKPIKLISTREDDMTTGVYKPSVKYRIKAALKDGKVIGYHLIEAAVGSNMYGLIPNFFPAGCIPNYKVETGNSKSNVTTGAWRAPYTNFLAFAEQSFFDELASELNIDPIQLRLDLLQNVKGTTDKKIEYSGQRMQDTIKLVREKGNWGKTKEGVYQGFSAYYSHNTHVAEIADIVLKDGFPIVKKVTVAVDCGVVVNPTGARNQLEGGVLDGIGHAMYADFSLKDGKPTHKNFDTYRLIRMQETPKVAVHFVENDLSPTGLGEPGLPPAGGAVANAINAALGKRIYKQPFINELKQDSILS from the coding sequence ATGGAATCTAAATCAAAGAATAATTTTAGCAGAAGAAACTTTTTAAAGGCATCTGTTTTAGCAAGTGGTGGCCTTTTAGTTGGTTTTAATTTATTAACGGCTTGCAAACCAGAAGCCGTAATGCCAGTAGATATTGATAGTTTAAACTTTAATGATTTTAACGCATTTATTAAAATCTCTGATGATGGTTACGTTACTATTTTTTCTCCAAATCCAGAAATTGGGCAAGGTGTAAAAACAGCAATGCCTATGATTATTGCAGAAGAATTAGATGTAGAATGGAGCAAAGTACGTGTTGTACAAGCTAATTTAGATACTAAAAATTTTAAAAGACAAGTTGCAGGAGGTAGCCAATCGATACGTTTTGGTTGGGATGCTTTAAGGCAAACAGGTGCAACTACAAAACAATTGTTAGTAAATGCGGCTGCCGTAAAGTGGAATGTAGATGCTAGTACTTGTAAAGCATCAAAAGGAATTATTACAAATGCAAACGGAGATAAATTAGGCTATGGAGATGTTGTAAAAGAAGCAGCTTTGTTATCAATTCCAGAAGATGTAAAGTTGAAAGAAATTAAAGATTTTACAATTATTGGTCAAGAAATAGTAAACGTAGATATTGATAAAATTATTACAGGAAAACCTCTTTTTGGATTGGATTATAAGGCAGAAGGTATGTTATATGCATCTGTTTTAAGACCTCCAGCTTTTGGGCAAATATTAGAAAGTTTTGACGCTTCTGAAGCAAAAAAAATAAATGGTGTTATTGATGTAATTACCATTGGCGATAAAGCGAGAAAATTTTTGAATTCTGGGAAGAAAAACTGGACTTTTAAAATGTCAGAAACCGATAAAGTAGTGGTAATTGCAACAAATACTTGGGCTGCAATTAAAGGAAAAAAAGCACTTACTGCAATTTGGAAAGAAGACTCTAAATTAGAATCTACAGAAAATCAAAATAAAGCATTAACGAAGATATTAGAAGGTAAAGGGTTAACTACAAGAAGAGAAGATGGTGATTTAAAAAAGGCTTTTGCAACGGCAGATAAGGTGATTGAAAAAACATATCATTCTCCTTTTTTACCACACAATTGTATGGAACCTATGAATTTTTATGCAAATGTAACTGCAGAAAATATTCAATTAGCAGGTCCTGTACAAACACCAGAATTTGCAGCACAAGTGGTTGCAGAAATGTTAGATTTTGATGTTGATAAGGTGTCTGTAGAAATGACAAGAATGGGAGGTGGTTTTGGTAGAAGACTCTACGGAGATTTTGTATACGAAGCCGCAGAAATATCTAGTGTTATAAAAAAACCGATTAAATTAATTTCTACAAGAGAAGATGATATGACTACAGGAGTTTACAAGCCTTCTGTAAAATATAGAATAAAAGCCGCTTTAAAAGACGGAAAAGTAATTGGATATCATTTAATTGAAGCAGCTGTTGGTAGTAATATGTATGGATTAATTCCTAATTTTTTTCCTGCAGGATGTATTCCTAATTATAAAGTAGAAACAGGCAATTCTAAAAGTAACGTTACAACAGGTGCGTGGAGAGCTCCTTATACCAATTTTTTAGCATTTGCAGAACAAAGTTTCTTTGATGAATTGGCATCAGAATTAAATATAGATCCTATTCAATTACGTTTAGATTTATTGCAAAATGTAAAAGGGACTACTGATAAAAAAATTGAATATTCCGGACAAAGAATGCAAGACACTATTAAATTAGTGAGAGAAAAAGGAAATTGGGGAAAAACAAAAGAAGGTGTTTACCAAGGTTTTTCTGCATATTATAGCCATAATACACATGTTGCAGAAATTGCAGATATTGTTTTAAAAGATGGTTTTCCTATAGTTAAAAAAGTAACTGTTGCGGTAGATTGTGGTGTTGTAGTAAACCCAACAGGAGCAAGAAACCAATTAGAAGGTGGTGTTTTAGATGGAATAGGGCACGCTATGTATGCTGATTTTTCTTTAAAGGATGGAAAACCAACACACAAAAATTTTGATACATATAGATTAATCAGAATGCAAGAAACGCCAAAAGTCGCCGTTCATTTTGTAGAAAATGATTTATCTCCTACAGGTTTGGGAGAACCAGGTTTACCTCCAGCAGGTGGGGCAGTTGCCAACGCAATTAATGCGGCTTTAGGTAAGAGAATTTACAAGCAGCCGTTTATAAATGAATTAAAACAAGATTCAATTTTAAGCTAA
- a CDS encoding (2Fe-2S)-binding protein translates to MPNYKLHINGKVRAVSADADTPLLWVLRDELNLVGTKFGCGIAQCGACTVHIDGVATRSCQMQVSILDDVKITTIEGLSDDGKHPVQEAWKEIDVPQCGYCQAGQIMTASAFLSENKNPSEEEIREAMHGNICRCASYNRIEKAVKVAAEKMS, encoded by the coding sequence ATGCCAAATTATAAGCTTCATATTAACGGAAAAGTACGTGCAGTTTCTGCGGATGCAGATACACCCTTGTTATGGGTTTTAAGGGATGAACTAAATTTAGTAGGCACAAAATTTGGTTGTGGTATTGCACAATGTGGTGCTTGTACAGTACATATAGACGGTGTTGCTACAAGAAGTTGCCAAATGCAAGTTTCTATTTTAGATGATGTAAAAATTACAACGATAGAAGGGTTGTCTGATGATGGAAAACACCCTGTACAAGAGGCTTGGAAAGAAATTGATGTACCACAATGTGGATATTGTCAGGCAGGACAAATAATGACTGCTTCTGCGTTTTTATCAGAAAATAAAAATCCTTCAGAAGAAGAAATAAGAGAAGCTATGCATGGTAATATTTGTAGATGTGCTTCTTATAATAGAATAGAAAAAGCGGTAAAAGTTGCTGCAGAAAAAATGTCTTAA
- a CDS encoding MBL fold metallo-hydrolase RNA specificity domain-containing protein produces the protein MEHFAKINFLGASGVVTGSKFLIETSEKNILIDCGMFQGLKELRELNWQDLPVDVSKIDVVLLTHGHLDHVGYLPRLVKQGFEGKIIGTAPTLAIAKIILKDIAKINEEEAEKANEEEYSSHKPALPFYTIEDAEKTIKQFDVKEDNEWLLLSENIKYRFQQNGHIIGATFIELDIKGKRFVFSGDIGRKNDYLLQDPKTPERADFLFIESTYGNKLHPVEDVEQKLATIIKKTIQKKGNLIIPSFAVERLQTLMYILWKLYKENKIPNIPIFVDSPMGNRVLDVFKRFPTWHKLPVEDYNAMCNHVNIVQSYKETWETIDDKRSKIIIAGSGMVTGGRVLTYLQQLIDEKATTVLLVGYQAEGTRGRQLLDGAHEIRFRGKYYPIKATVKTIESLSAHADQQDLISWMKNIKNVPEKIFLIHGEPTALDAFRVKIKDTYNWNAVIPKLDSVEKVEI, from the coding sequence ATGGAACATTTTGCTAAAATAAATTTTTTAGGAGCTTCTGGAGTGGTAACAGGCTCAAAATTTTTAATTGAAACTTCAGAGAAAAACATATTGATAGATTGTGGTATGTTTCAAGGTTTAAAAGAACTTAGAGAACTAAATTGGCAAGATTTACCTGTTGATGTTAGTAAAATTGATGTTGTACTTTTAACACATGGCCATTTAGATCACGTTGGATATTTACCTAGATTAGTAAAACAAGGTTTTGAAGGTAAAATTATAGGAACCGCACCCACATTAGCCATTGCCAAAATTATATTAAAAGACATTGCTAAAATTAATGAAGAAGAGGCAGAAAAAGCAAACGAAGAGGAATATTCATCTCACAAACCTGCGTTACCTTTTTATACTATTGAAGATGCCGAAAAAACCATCAAGCAGTTTGATGTAAAAGAAGATAACGAGTGGCTTTTGTTATCAGAAAATATAAAATATCGTTTTCAACAGAACGGACATATCATTGGTGCAACTTTTATAGAATTAGACATTAAAGGTAAACGTTTTGTGTTTTCTGGAGATATTGGTAGAAAAAATGATTATCTTTTACAAGATCCCAAAACACCAGAAAGGGCAGATTTTTTATTTATAGAAAGTACGTATGGTAATAAGCTACATCCAGTAGAAGATGTAGAGCAAAAATTGGCTACTATTATTAAGAAAACTATTCAAAAGAAAGGAAACCTAATAATTCCGAGTTTTGCTGTAGAACGCTTGCAAACACTTATGTATATTTTATGGAAACTGTATAAAGAAAACAAGATTCCGAATATCCCTATTTTTGTTGATAGTCCGATGGGTAATAGAGTTTTAGATGTTTTTAAACGTTTTCCTACCTGGCATAAATTACCAGTAGAAGATTATAATGCTATGTGTAATCATGTAAATATTGTTCAATCTTACAAAGAAACATGGGAAACAATAGACGATAAAAGATCTAAAATTATAATTGCCGGAAGCGGCATGGTAACAGGTGGTAGGGTATTAACCTATTTGCAACAATTAATAGATGAAAAAGCAACTACAGTTTTATTAGTAGGTTATCAAGCAGAAGGAACTCGTGGAAGACAATTATTAGATGGCGCTCACGAAATTCGTTTTAGAGGTAAATATTATCCTATAAAAGCAACAGTTAAAACCATAGAGAGTTTATCTGCACATGCAGATCAGCAAGATTTAATAAGCTGGATGAAAAACATTAAAAATGTTCCAGAAAAAATATTTTTAATTCATGGAGAGCCCACCGCTTTAGATGCTTTTAGGGTTAAAATAAAAGATACTTATAATTGGAATGCAGTGATACCTAAACTAGATTCTGTTGAGAAAGTTGAAATTTAA
- a CDS encoding ATP cone domain-containing protein — protein sequence MDDTNINVIKYSGKKVKFSTSKLYASLKRTGAEDAIVNQIIDKVRDELYQGISTKEIYNRAFALLKKKERHFASKYKLKKAIYELGPTGFPFERFVAAVFKYAGYSVEVGKILNGKCVTHEIDVTATKNKETIIVECKFHGEQGFNCNVKVPLYINSRYLDVKAHWDTNNQTESKLIEGWVVTNTRFTEDALKFGNCCGLHLLSWDYPKGDGLKDKIDRLGLYPITVSTLLTNREKEFLLNRNVVLCREVIEDVFYLDHLGISNIRKDRILNEIKQLCNSKNH from the coding sequence ATGGATGATACTAATATAAATGTCATAAAATATTCTGGAAAAAAAGTAAAATTTTCTACAAGTAAGCTCTATGCTTCATTAAAAAGAACCGGAGCAGAAGATGCTATTGTAAATCAAATTATAGATAAAGTTAGAGATGAGTTATACCAAGGTATTTCAACCAAAGAAATTTATAATAGAGCGTTTGCGCTACTTAAAAAGAAAGAACGTCATTTTGCCTCTAAATACAAATTAAAGAAAGCAATTTACGAGTTAGGACCCACTGGTTTTCCTTTTGAAAGGTTTGTTGCTGCAGTTTTTAAATATGCTGGATACAGTGTAGAAGTTGGTAAAATTTTAAACGGTAAATGTGTTACACACGAAATAGATGTAACTGCAACAAAGAATAAGGAAACCATTATTGTAGAATGCAAGTTTCATGGAGAGCAAGGCTTTAATTGTAATGTAAAAGTGCCTTTATACATTAACTCTCGTTACTTAGATGTAAAAGCACATTGGGACACAAACAATCAAACAGAATCTAAATTAATAGAAGGTTGGGTTGTTACAAACACAAGATTTACAGAAGATGCATTAAAATTTGGTAACTGTTGTGGTTTGCATTTATTAAGTTGGGATTATCCTAAAGGAGATGGTTTAAAAGATAAAATAGATCGTTTAGGATTGTACCCAATTACAGTTTCTACCTTACTAACAAATAGAGAAAAAGAATTTTTATTAAACAGAAATGTAGTTTTATGTAGAGAGGTAATAGAAGACGTTTTTTACTTAGATCATTTAGGTATTTCTAACATTAGAAAAGATAGAATTCTAAATGAAATTAAGCAATTGTGTAACAGTAAAAATCATTAA
- the hpf gene encoding ribosome hibernation-promoting factor, HPF/YfiA family — protein MKINIQFVNMSTSETMEAYTEKKLASLVKKFDKILNANVFFKKENDSKDKGMICEIELSVPGPRLFASSNEKNYELAVKNTISDLEIQLKKRKGIVKPYL, from the coding sequence ATGAAAATAAATATTCAATTTGTTAACATGTCTACAAGTGAAACTATGGAAGCTTATACAGAAAAAAAGCTAGCTAGTTTGGTTAAAAAATTCGACAAAATTTTAAATGCAAACGTGTTTTTTAAAAAGGAAAATGATTCTAAAGATAAAGGAATGATCTGCGAAATAGAATTAAGTGTTCCAGGACCAAGACTATTTGCTTCTTCTAACGAAAAAAATTATGAACTTGCTGTAAAAAACACTATTTCAGATTTAGAAATTCAATTAAAAAAGAGAAAAGGAATTGTAAAACCTTATTTATAA
- a CDS encoding universal stress protein, which translates to MKNILLPTDFSDNSWNAIEYALNFYKDSMCNFYLLHINRLSNVATEDYYYAQTQELLVDVNIENAKTALKKLQQKIVENFNNTKHKFVTLTDTNFFIESIRQHIEEKKIDVIVMGTKGASGLAGFITGSNTGDVITKVKCTTLVVPENAKFGKIEEIAFPTDFSLSTDLQLLQPIINILEEKKASLRVLNISKKVTALNADQQKSKELLEDYFYNYSHSFHFLTNKKVEDAVQCFVNSRNIDMIVMVAKNLNYFQQILFHTKVAEISYHTDVPFLVLHE; encoded by the coding sequence ATGAAAAATATTTTATTACCTACAGATTTTTCTGATAATTCTTGGAACGCTATTGAGTACGCTTTAAATTTTTATAAAGACTCAATGTGTAATTTTTATTTATTACACATTAATAGACTAAGCAACGTTGCAACAGAAGATTATTATTACGCCCAAACGCAAGAACTTCTTGTGGATGTTAATATAGAAAACGCAAAAACAGCATTAAAAAAACTACAACAAAAAATAGTAGAAAATTTTAATAACACCAAACATAAATTTGTCACTTTAACAGATACCAACTTTTTTATAGAATCGATAAGACAACATATCGAAGAAAAAAAAATAGATGTAATTGTAATGGGAACAAAAGGAGCTAGTGGTCTTGCCGGTTTTATTACGGGTAGCAATACCGGAGATGTTATTACAAAAGTAAAATGTACCACTTTAGTAGTGCCAGAGAATGCAAAATTTGGTAAAATTGAAGAGATTGCATTTCCTACCGATTTTTCATTGTCTACAGATTTGCAATTATTACAACCTATCATAAATATTTTAGAAGAAAAAAAAGCATCATTAAGAGTTTTAAATATCAGTAAAAAAGTAACTGCATTAAATGCAGATCAACAAAAAAGTAAAGAATTACTAGAAGATTACTTTTACAATTACAGTCATAGTTTTCATTTTTTAACCAATAAAAAAGTAGAAGATGCGGTACAGTGTTTTGTAAACAGTAGAAATATAGACATGATTGTTATGGTTGCAAAAAACCTTAACTATTTTCAACAGATACTATTTCATACCAAAGTGGCAGAAATAAGTTATCATACAGACGTTCCTTTTTTAGTGCTTCATGAATAA
- a CDS encoding response regulator, with the protein MKKILLIEDDVVLRENTSELLELSNYEVVNAANGKIGVQVAKETLPDIIVCDIMMPELDGYGVLEALTKNESTQHIPFIFLSAKTERKDVRKGMDLGADDYITKPFSEDELISAIESRLAKASILKDIREKKVVKVEETEDIRSLNDLKNYFEDNGESFVFAKEATIYKEGNNSNYIYLINKGLVKCHKLDEQGKQLTTALYKEDDLFGYTSFTQNLAYQESATAIKETELVGLSKKALTNVLNKNHKVTLELIELLTEDLAIVKDQLLQMAYSSVSKKTAKTILIFAEKLNRKPEDQIKISRNDLASVAGIATETLIRTMSNFKKQGLIEIEGRTIRILDLERLREIC; encoded by the coding sequence ATGAAAAAAATATTATTAATTGAAGACGATGTAGTTTTAAGAGAAAACACATCAGAACTTTTAGAATTATCTAACTACGAGGTTGTAAATGCTGCAAATGGAAAAATAGGAGTACAAGTAGCAAAAGAAACTTTACCAGATATTATTGTTTGTGATATTATGATGCCAGAACTAGATGGTTATGGTGTTTTAGAAGCTTTAACTAAAAATGAAAGCACACAACACATCCCTTTTATATTTTTATCAGCAAAAACAGAAAGAAAAGATGTTAGAAAGGGAATGGATTTAGGTGCAGATGATTACATAACAAAACCTTTTAGTGAGGATGAATTGATTAGTGCTATAGAAAGCAGATTAGCAAAAGCGTCTATACTAAAAGATATTAGAGAAAAAAAAGTAGTAAAAGTAGAAGAAACAGAAGATATAAGAAGTCTTAATGATCTAAAAAATTATTTTGAAGATAACGGAGAGTCTTTTGTTTTTGCTAAAGAAGCAACCATTTATAAAGAAGGTAATAACTCTAATTATATTTACTTAATAAATAAAGGGTTGGTAAAATGCCATAAATTAGATGAACAAGGTAAACAACTTACCACTGCTTTATATAAAGAAGACGATTTGTTTGGGTATACTTCTTTTACTCAAAATTTAGCCTATCAAGAATCTGCAACTGCAATTAAAGAAACCGAGTTGGTAGGGCTTTCTAAAAAAGCATTAACCAATGTTTTAAACAAAAATCATAAAGTAACGTTAGAATTAATAGAATTGCTAACAGAAGATTTGGCAATTGTAAAAGACCAGCTTTTGCAAATGGCCTACAGTTCTGTAAGTAAAAAAACGGCAAAAACAATTTTAATATTTGCAGAAAAATTAAATAGAAAACCAGAAGATCAAATAAAAATTTCTAGAAACGATTTAGCAAGTGTTGCTGGTATTGCAACAGAAACATTAATAAGAACCATGTCTAATTTTAAAAAACAAGGACTTATAGAAATAGAGGGTAGAACTATTAGAATTTTAGACTTAGAAAGGTTAAGAGAAATCTGCTAA
- a CDS encoding PAS domain-containing sensor histidine kinase encodes MLNKEQDIFNVLFEAVSEGVVVVDDQQNIVSVNTSVEKMFGYEKGELVKKKLDILIPKNYHAGHGAHFDGFMKNKEKRQMGNGRDLYGARKNGDIFPLEAGLNPFEIYGKTFVMALVIDISVRKQQEEEIYKLNEELEKKVSERTKELSKTVNELKVVNLELDEENHKRIEAENQIKAALKKEKELNELKTKFLSLVSHEFKTPLSGILTSTMLLGKYKLSEQQEKRDKHLQTITNKVHYLNNILNDFLSVEKLETGKINYKFHTFKLSKVVDEVIYNANMLLKEGQRINYPEDIDEISLTQDEKTVELALSNLVNNAIKYSPENTEISINITQDKKETTINIKDNGIGIPKADQKNIFNRYFRAENALLTQGTGIGLNIIKSHLENLGGTITFESEENVGSTFTMKIINKAI; translated from the coding sequence ATGCTAAACAAAGAGCAAGATATTTTTAATGTACTTTTTGAAGCTGTTTCAGAGGGAGTTGTAGTGGTAGATGATCAGCAAAACATTGTTTCTGTAAATACTTCTGTAGAAAAAATGTTTGGTTACGAGAAAGGTGAGCTTGTTAAAAAAAAGCTAGATATTTTAATACCTAAAAATTATCATGCCGGTCATGGAGCTCATTTTGATGGCTTTATGAAGAATAAAGAAAAAAGGCAGATGGGGAATGGGCGAGATTTATATGGCGCTCGAAAAAATGGAGATATTTTTCCTTTAGAAGCCGGTTTAAATCCGTTTGAAATTTATGGAAAAACTTTTGTAATGGCTTTAGTTATAGATATTTCTGTTAGAAAACAACAGGAAGAAGAAATCTATAAATTAAATGAAGAGCTCGAAAAAAAGGTGAGCGAAAGAACAAAAGAACTAAGCAAAACGGTTAACGAATTAAAGGTAGTTAATTTAGAGTTAGACGAAGAAAACCATAAAAGGATAGAAGCCGAAAACCAAATTAAAGCCGCGTTAAAAAAAGAAAAAGAGCTCAATGAATTAAAAACCAAATTTTTATCGTTGGTTTCTCATGAGTTTAAAACACCTTTAAGTGGTATTTTAACTTCTACCATGTTATTAGGTAAATATAAACTGTCTGAACAACAAGAAAAAAGAGACAAGCATTTACAAACAATTACCAATAAAGTACATTATTTAAATAATATTTTAAATGATTTTTTATCCGTAGAAAAATTAGAGACGGGTAAAATAAATTACAAGTTTCATACTTTTAAATTAAGCAAGGTTGTAGATGAGGTAATTTACAATGCAAATATGCTTTTAAAAGAAGGACAAAGAATTAATTATCCAGAAGACATTGATGAAATTTCTTTAACACAAGATGAAAAAACGGTGGAGTTAGCATTATCTAACTTGGTAAATAATGCCATTAAATATTCACCAGAAAACACAGAAATTAGCATCAATATAACACAAGATAAAAAAGAGACTACCATTAATATTAAAGATAACGGAATTGGTATTCCGAAAGCAGATCAGAAAAATATCTTTAATCGTTATTTTAGAGCAGAAAATGCTTTATTAACACAAGGAACAGGAATTGGCTTAAATATTATTAAAAGTCATTTAGAAAATTTAGGAGGAACGATTACTTTTGAAAGTGAAGAAAATGTCGGTTCTACTTTTACAATGAAGATTATTAACAAAGCAATATGA
- a CDS encoding DnaJ C-terminal domain-containing protein, with product MATVDYYKILGITKSASEADIKKAYRKLARKYHPDLNPNDKTAEKQFKEINEANEVLSNPENRKKYDQYGEHWQNGEAYEQEKQRQQAHQKRSQSSQGSYSQEDFSDIFGDIFGGGASSGRRTSAKYRGQDYNSEIQLNLKDVYKTQKQVITVNGKNIRITIPAGVENGQIIKIKGHGGKGVNNGPNGDLYIQFSIVNNTKFKRDKDNLYIDVDLDVYTALLGGQLMVDTFDGKVKLTVKPETENGTKVKLKGKGFPTYKKEGQFGDLFITYKLKIPTKLSQKEIELIKELQKQR from the coding sequence ATGGCAACTGTAGATTATTACAAAATATTAGGAATTACTAAAAGTGCTTCTGAAGCTGATATTAAAAAAGCCTACAGAAAATTAGCACGAAAATACCATCCAGATTTAAATCCGAATGATAAAACTGCCGAAAAACAATTTAAAGAAATTAATGAAGCTAATGAAGTTTTAAGCAATCCAGAAAATCGTAAGAAATACGACCAATATGGTGAGCATTGGCAAAACGGAGAGGCTTACGAACAAGAAAAACAAAGACAACAAGCACATCAAAAAAGATCTCAAAGCAGTCAAGGAAGTTATTCTCAAGAAGATTTTTCTGATATTTTTGGAGACATCTTTGGCGGTGGTGCATCTTCTGGAAGAAGAACAAGTGCAAAATATAGAGGACAAGATTACAATTCTGAAATTCAACTAAATTTAAAAGATGTTTATAAAACCCAAAAACAGGTAATTACTGTTAATGGTAAAAACATTAGAATTACCATTCCTGCCGGTGTAGAAAACGGACAAATCATCAAAATTAAAGGTCATGGCGGTAAAGGCGTAAATAACGGACCTAATGGCGATTTATACATTCAGTTTTCTATTGTAAACAACACTAAATTTAAACGAGACAAAGACAACCTTTATATTGATGTAGATTTAGACGTGTACACTGCTTTACTTGGCGGTCAATTAATGGTAGATACTTTTGATGGAAAAGTAAAATTAACGGTTAAACCAGAAACAGAAAATGGCACCAAAGTAAAATTGAAAGGAAAAGGGTTTCCTACATATAAAAAAGAAGGTCAGTTTGGAGATTTGTTTATCACCTATAAACTTAAAATACCTACCAAACTAAGCCAAAAAGAAATAGAGCTAATTAAAGAATTACAAAAACAACGCTAA
- a CDS encoding chaperone modulator CbpM, with protein METQNLISIQQFCKHYSIPKTFINELKEYELIEVIVENDNHYIKVTQITEVEKMIRLHYDLNINLEGVDVIYNLLNQVDALKKEITDLQNKLTFYEKE; from the coding sequence ATGGAAACTCAAAATTTAATATCTATACAGCAATTTTGTAAGCACTACAGCATTCCTAAAACTTTTATAAATGAATTAAAAGAATACGAATTAATAGAAGTTATTGTAGAAAATGATAATCATTATATAAAAGTTACTCAAATTACAGAAGTAGAAAAAATGATTCGCTTACACTATGATTTAAACATAAACTTAGAAGGTGTTGATGTAATTTACAACTTATTAAACCAAGTAGATGCTTTAAAAAAAGAAATTACAGATTTGCAAAACAAGCTTACGTTTTATGAAAAAGAGTAA
- a CDS encoding pyridoxamine 5'-phosphate oxidase family protein, protein MVTNLNDNECVQILSNNYVGQLGYIYIDRPFVVPMTYFFDKENIIIGYSEDGHKTMAMRNYRKVSLQVSEKQSSTVCNSVLVHGFYKELSGSEAKKHLHEFYAGIKELISKKEHRNLHCISDFSHKINKNNTPIVFKITIDEITGKKVTHDNS, encoded by the coding sequence ATGGTAACGAATTTAAACGATAATGAATGCGTACAAATTTTATCTAACAACTATGTAGGGCAATTAGGTTATATTTATATAGACAGACCCTTTGTTGTACCTATGACCTATTTTTTTGATAAGGAAAATATTATTATTGGTTATTCTGAAGACGGTCATAAAACAATGGCAATGAGAAATTATAGAAAAGTATCTCTACAAGTTTCGGAAAAACAAAGCAGTACTGTTTGTAATTCTGTTTTAGTACATGGCTTTTATAAAGAATTATCTGGCTCAGAAGCAAAAAAACATTTACATGAATTTTATGCCGGAATTAAAGAGCTTATTTCTAAAAAAGAACATAGAAACTTACACTGTATTAGTGATTTTTCACATAAAATAAACAAAAATAATACACCTATTGTATTTAAAATTACCATTGATGAAATAACTGGTAAAAAGGTTACACACGATAATTCTTAA